The DNA window TTGtttataaagctgttttctttttttattataactattttttaaagatttattttggggctttttgtgcctctatTGGAGAGCTAGTACTGTGGATAgaattggaaatcagggagagagaaagtggggaatgacatgcgggataGGAGGCAAAGGTCGGATTAGAACTTGGGCCGCACACCTCCGTACATGGAGTGAGCGCACTAAACACTGAACCACtgaaccactgaaccaccagcTCCCCTTTCATTTTTAGATCAGAAGACATGCAATGTATCTCCCATTAAAAAATCGTAGATTTCTGCTCCCTTCCTAGAATATGAAGTGAAATTGAGATTTGTAATAAATAAGACCATTTGAAAACTATTTGTGTGGTAAGTGCTGCTGCAGTGTTGTTTCATGTCACTTTGAATATTCCTCTCTTGCGTTATAGGCACTTACTGCTCcaataaacattaaatcaaattaaaaattattttttaaagacctCATCCAGACTGATTCTGCAGAATTGCTTTGACATGATAGCTAACGTAAGAGAACAGATGTTTGTAGGTGTTTTCGTGCCTACACCTGCTACCTGTGCTACCTACATCTGTCAGGGATCTCCTGGGTCTCCTGTGGCTGGAGCCTGTGGATGTGAGGGCCTGCTTCCCACACTGGGTGCCTGTGTTCACCATCCTCTTCTCCCTCAGACTGACATCCAGAGCTTTACCTGTGGACAACGATACACACTAAGGTTATATCACCTGAAACGTAAAAGAATTCTTCAGCTAGCTTCTTTCACCTTAACGACCATATTAGCTGGATAGTGCAGAACTGCAGTGTCAGGGTGTTGACAGAGCTGTGTTTTGATTGGTGCGGAGTCCTGGACGtagtattcatttttttttgtgtgtataaaaGAGCTTGTGTTTTGAATGCGGTTCGGCCTATGGCACATGCAGTGAAggtgctctctcttttttcagtGACAGACAAGGCTCTTACTGTTTGCAACAGGCAGAGAGGTCTCTACATCCGTATTTGTTAGCCACGTCGATTCCGTTTCTCTGGTCCAGCTCTCATGGTACCTCGGCTCGATGATCGCGTCCGCCCGACTCCCTCCACAACCCATCGGGGAAAAAGAATCATCCACAGCCGGGGGACAGGGGCTGAACACGGCTCGGCGTGTCTCAACGCATCCTCCCCGCGTCTCTACTGCAGCACAATCTGCGTTTCCCtctccatcatcatcagccGGTGGTGGAGGatgctgctgcttctctccaCAGACAGTAGGTGAGCAGCAATAACACAAACCGGAGCTATCTGCGTCATCCAGAGACGAGTGGGGGAGTTAAAACTGCATCCAGTCTGACCGCTGATTGGCTGGGAGTAGAATCATTTCCAGCtggtgtcatcatcatcatcatcactaccaccatcaccatcatcatcattatcatgcAAAAATGCACCAACACCAGCTCAGGACAATTGTATAGAATTTAATTACAACTGTGTTTCAATATTGTCATTTGAGTATgcaccatcctcctcctccttttcctaaCCAGAACATGTTGTtagtgttaaaataaacatatcaaaaatagaTTGACTTACAACTACATTAAAGGATTTAATAAACAATGAATAACTATTTTAAATTCCACTTTTAAAGGCTTATTAGGgagtttaatacattttgttttggggAATAATTGATTGGTTCATATGGAAAAAATAGTAATGCAGATAtagtaataatgaaaaaaaagtcatcaattAACAgcttatatatctatatctattttttatagaacttatttaaaacaaggaCCACTGGGTTGACATCTCGTCTTAAATGCTTTCCTGAAGTTAAACGTGTTATTGTTAAATTTGAGTTTAAGGTTCCCAGGATGTGACACATTGCTTTTTTAGTTATTGAAAATCCAAGAATGAAGGGTCATCAGGGATTCCCTCTTTCTAACAAGACACTAGGCTATATATTTGTTTTGCAAACATGCCGTGCACTTTTCTCATGATATTGAAATGTTCCTCTCTTTAAGTATAGTTGATCATGTTCTGACACTTAAAAAGATTAAACCACAATcaaccatctggtttcttcaactttcactgaGGAACAAAAATCAGCCTCataatttgaaagaaataatgatttgacaTCTATCATAATAATTATCGGTATCAACTGATAtaacattttctgtcatatCGCCCAACCCTATTTATAACAGTATCATATCTATaaggtttttaattttaaaagggGGAACCAAAAAGTGTACTTAGTTAGCTGTGGCTAATTGTTTTGTAGATatgaacatgaaaaatgtcGATGGGAAACATTTCAAGGTTCATtctgcagagagctgctgttGCAATTTGACTCAtaattgtttctttatttttttgtatttccagCATATTATCTTCATATGCCTGTTTTGGGCCTGGCAGTGATtttgatgtgtgtttatatcaatTCCAGAATTTGTCAGTGCTTTACTCAGCATCTCATAAAAAGCCAAAGCCAGGTATATTTCACATagagtatttatttttcacatttattataCATGTTTGTGGATACATTTTCATGTATACTGACATTACAGTATTTGCACATAGACCCATCATTATTTTCCTCAAACTGCTTGATGTACAGAATTTAAAGGAGCACATAAGCAAACATATTGCTTCTTTATACTGTAAAATgattttgctgtgtgtgtgtgtatgtgtcactgGATTATAGCCAGAGTGGGATCAACATCTACTTGTAAACAGACGTTCCGTACAGAGCTAAAAACACAGCACATTCAAGAacccaacaaacaaaaaaacacattcactgaTTTTAGAGgctttaaataaatactatatttaacatacatttttttttcccatcctcCCCCCGTATGGGACTGCTTTTGTTGCATGAGgtgacagtaaaaaaacaacacttaatCTGAAGCATGTCCTTTGACGCGAGAAGGGAATGTCAACC is part of the Labrus mixtus chromosome 16, fLabMix1.1, whole genome shotgun sequence genome and encodes:
- the si:ch211-215i13.3 gene encoding brain and acute leukemia cytoplasmic protein isoform X2, whose protein sequence is MGCGGSRADAIIEPRYHESWTRETESTWLTNTDVETSLPVANSKALDVSLREKRMVNTGTQCGKQALTSTGSSHRRPRRSLTDTTRDSKRRASKEASALSKDGQTVSINSSGDDYPGNTCDER
- the si:ch211-215i13.3 gene encoding brain and acute leukemia cytoplasmic protein isoform X1, yielding MGCGGSRADAIIEPRYHESWTRETESTWLTNTDVETSLPVANSKALDVSLREKRMVNTGTQCGKQALTSTGSSHRRPRRSLTDQTTRDSKRRASKEASALSKDGQTVSINSSGDDYPGNTCDER